ACATTTTTGATGATAAATCTCTTTTTTATACTTAAGAATTTCAAGGGATGGTTAGCCTTTGTTTTGTTCTATCAAGCAAAAGTGCCTAATCCAGACTCATTTTGGGGGGTTGTTTTAACCTATTTTCCTGAGCTTCATCCAGAAGTAGTATTCATGGTTACGGCAGCAGGGTTTATTGTTGCATACTTTTTTGTGGTGTGGAAATTCCGTACAGAAACAGTGCTGAAATCATGTTTTTTCATTACCCTTCTTTTCCTTTTTTTCAATAAAGTATTTTCTCCCCAATACTTGCTGTGGTTATTACCTTTCTTTACCATACTCTCTTTTTCGAACAAATCTTTGCTGTTTTATTGTCTTGAATTGAGTAATGTATTGGTTGTTGTTTTTATTTTGCCGTATTTGCTCATAGAATCAGCTCCACTCCTGCTCTACCATCTAGCAGCTATTTTCGTTGTCCTTCGACAAATTGCACTCGGTGCTATTATGTATCATCAACGAATGCCAAGCAACTGAGATAATTTTAGCTTGTTGAATCCGACGACAACAGTATCATCAACAAGAATAACCGGAACGCCAAGCTGACCTGATTTTTCGATCATTTCATTTCTTGCTTCTTCATCTTCAGCGACATTATAGTCGGTAAACGTAATCTTATTCTGTTGTAAAAATT
This window of the Candidatus Woesearchaeota archaeon genome carries:
- a CDS encoding glutathione S-transferase N-terminal domain-containing protein → MPTVKVFSTEACPWCHKAKEFLQQNKITFTDYNVAEDEEARNEMIEKSGQLGVPVILVDDTVVVGFNKLKLSQLLGIR